The Methylobacterium sp. PvR107 genome contains a region encoding:
- a CDS encoding adenylate/guanylate cyclase domain-containing protein, whose protein sequence is MSADAPRAVTDHPQAERRLAAILVADIVGYSRMMGADEAGTLRRLKALRRELINPQIAVARGRIVKTMGDGLLVEFPSPVRAVACAVRIQQAMPGREPNVPPENQFRLRFGINVGDVMADPDGDLYGDGVNVAARLEPLAEPGGLCVSRSVYDQVRDRLPYVFEDRGKLELKNIARPIGVFALSSAAIAGSPGLPEEVSAAHADEPVVAAAGRQRPWRAVTAGLLALGMAGTGLGWWLATSRAPTADRTLAVQAGLPAKPLPPLSLVVLPFANLSPDPEQEFFADGMTEDLTTDVSRLAGSFVIARNTAFTYKGKAIDVKQLGRDLGVRYALEGSVRRTGEQIVLNAQLISTETGAHLWADRFEGERSQLGELQAQFVARLARSLDVQLTEAETARIRLEHPDNPGAADLAMLGWAHLNKPRNAESTRSAIEFFKKSLALEPDNLRALQGLARGTIQLVTNRWSTDRPADIKRAEDLADRVIAISPNSSIAYFVKGDVYASNRDFNLAMAMYGEAIKNDPNFPESYTKSGNTQILMGHAARAFDYIDKAIRISPRDGLLNVWYYNICHAHSHLQHWSEAISWCSKSLARGPYWIAYVDIAAAYAWTGKDAEAHDAVEKLLKLMPGYTVQKWATAGWSENPRFLEEYAYLVQGLRRAGLPEGDTAQR, encoded by the coding sequence GTGTCAGCGGACGCGCCGAGGGCGGTCACGGATCATCCGCAGGCCGAGCGCCGCCTCGCTGCCATCCTGGTCGCCGACATCGTCGGTTACAGCCGCATGATGGGTGCGGACGAAGCCGGCACGCTGCGCCGTCTGAAAGCGCTCCGCCGGGAGCTGATCAATCCTCAGATTGCCGTCGCCCGGGGCCGGATCGTCAAGACAATGGGCGATGGCCTGCTCGTCGAGTTCCCCAGCCCCGTGCGGGCCGTTGCCTGTGCCGTCCGGATCCAGCAGGCGATGCCTGGCCGTGAGCCGAACGTGCCGCCCGAAAACCAATTCCGCCTGCGCTTCGGCATCAACGTCGGGGATGTGATGGCCGATCCGGACGGTGACCTCTACGGCGACGGCGTCAACGTGGCGGCACGCCTTGAGCCCTTGGCCGAACCGGGCGGGCTGTGCGTTTCGCGCTCCGTCTATGATCAGGTGCGCGACAGGCTTCCTTATGTCTTCGAGGACCGTGGCAAGCTGGAGCTGAAGAACATCGCGCGGCCGATCGGTGTCTTTGCTCTCTCGTCCGCCGCCATAGCGGGCAGCCCCGGATTGCCCGAAGAGGTCAGCGCAGCTCACGCGGATGAGCCCGTCGTTGCAGCGGCAGGCCGGCAGCGGCCTTGGCGCGCGGTCACCGCCGGCCTGCTGGCGCTCGGTATGGCCGGGACTGGTCTCGGATGGTGGCTCGCAACTTCGCGTGCCCCCACGGCTGATCGCACCTTGGCGGTTCAAGCCGGATTGCCCGCGAAGCCGCTGCCGCCGCTCTCGCTCGTCGTCCTGCCATTCGCAAATTTAAGCCCTGATCCTGAGCAGGAATTCTTCGCTGATGGCATGACCGAAGACCTGACAACCGACGTTTCACGCCTCGCGGGCAGCTTTGTGATCGCCCGAAACACCGCCTTCACTTACAAGGGTAAGGCTATCGACGTGAAACAACTGGGGCGCGACCTGGGGGTGCGCTATGCCCTGGAAGGAAGCGTCCGCCGCACCGGCGAGCAGATCGTTCTCAATGCACAGCTGATCTCGACGGAGACAGGCGCCCATCTCTGGGCAGACCGATTTGAGGGCGAACGCAGCCAGCTCGGCGAGTTGCAAGCCCAGTTCGTCGCACGCCTTGCCCGCTCGCTCGATGTGCAACTGACCGAAGCTGAAACCGCGCGCATTCGGCTGGAACATCCCGACAACCCTGGTGCGGCCGATCTGGCGATGCTCGGTTGGGCTCATCTCAACAAGCCGAGGAACGCCGAGAGCACGCGTTCCGCGATCGAGTTCTTCAAGAAATCTTTGGCTCTGGAACCGGATAACCTGCGAGCTCTACAGGGTCTTGCGCGCGGGACAATTCAGCTTGTTACAAATCGCTGGAGCACCGATCGCCCAGCCGACATCAAGCGAGCAGAGGATCTGGCAGATCGGGTCATCGCGATTTCACCCAACTCGTCGATCGCTTATTTCGTCAAGGGCGATGTCTACGCCTCCAACCGCGATTTCAACTTAGCCATGGCGATGTATGGCGAAGCCATCAAGAATGATCCAAATTTCCCGGAATCTTACACGAAGTCCGGGAACACTCAGATCTTGATGGGTCACGCCGCGCGCGCATTCGATTACATCGATAAAGCGATTCGGATCAGTCCACGGGACGGTTTATTGAATGTTTGGTATTATAATATATGTCACGCCCATTCTCATTTGCAGCACTGGAGCGAAGCAATATCGTGGTGTTCGAAATCCCTTGCCCGGGGCCCATATTGGATCGCTTACGTTGATATCGCCGCCGCTTATGCTTGGACCGGCAAGGACGCCGAAGCCCATGATGCGGTTGAGAAACTCTTGAAACTCATGCCTGGCTATACGGTGCAAAAGTGGGCCACCGCGGGATGGTCCGAGAACCCCCGATTCCTTGAGGAGTATGCCTACCTCGTCCAGGGGCTGCGCCGGGCCGGCCTACCGGAAGGCGACACGGCCCAGCGTTAG
- a CDS encoding AI-2E family transporter, with protein sequence MIEDPVTAQRLRQGLPVFVALASILLVVATMAALSLGREILVPVTLAILLSFVLVPAVRMLRRLHVPRAAAVLLVVVIVFGGLFGIGSLIASEASQLASDLPRYTQVMRTKIKDLRGATAGTGTLSRIVDMVQDLSATLQPPPAAELRGEPGTRTHPLAVEITPARASVVETLQTFAGPLVHPLATTGLILIFTIFILLQREDLRNRAIKLAGGSGDLRRTTAAIDDATSRLSRFFLAQLALNIAFGVVIGFGLWIIGVPSPTLFGVLAAILRFVPYIGAAISALLPLILAAAVDPGWTMVIATAALFLVVEPICGHVIEPLLYGHSTGLSPVAVILAATIWTFLWGPIGLVLATPLTVCLVVLGRHVERLWYLDVLLGDQPALSPPEIFYQRMLAGDPIEAIDQGWQFLKERALVTYYDEVAFAGLLLAQEDLSRGTLDRERQEEVGAAIRTVVDRLGTAPVARRSRRGSARGPDIETAAALAAVGPDRQVAGIVLAREDLAPNWRSETPVLCVSSRGPFDEAATLMLSQILARHGLASQILSMAAIRAGERPENPESLALICFSYLEPVSLSQIRFTVRQARAAVPGVKILVGFWRERDPATLDRLRRATSADLLVTSLNEALSAVLDACHEPVPAQVAPAPAPPLPAPSRTAAA encoded by the coding sequence GTGATCGAGGATCCCGTCACCGCCCAGCGCCTGCGTCAGGGGCTGCCGGTCTTCGTGGCACTGGCCTCGATCCTCCTCGTCGTGGCGACGATGGCGGCGCTGTCTCTCGGGCGCGAGATCCTCGTGCCGGTGACGCTGGCGATCCTCCTGAGCTTCGTCCTAGTGCCGGCGGTCCGGATGCTGAGGCGGCTCCACGTCCCTCGGGCCGCCGCAGTGCTTCTCGTGGTGGTGATCGTGTTCGGGGGCCTGTTCGGGATCGGCAGCCTCATCGCCAGCGAGGCGTCCCAGCTCGCCTCCGACCTGCCGCGCTACACGCAGGTGATGCGCACCAAGATCAAGGATCTGCGCGGGGCGACTGCCGGAACCGGGACCCTGTCGCGAATCGTCGACATGGTCCAGGATCTGAGCGCGACCCTGCAGCCGCCGCCGGCCGCCGAACTCCGCGGCGAGCCCGGCACGCGCACGCATCCCCTCGCGGTGGAGATCACGCCCGCCCGCGCCAGCGTCGTTGAAACCCTCCAGACCTTCGCGGGACCCCTCGTCCATCCGCTGGCCACGACCGGCCTGATCCTGATCTTCACGATCTTCATCTTGCTCCAGCGCGAGGATCTGCGGAACCGCGCGATCAAGCTCGCCGGCGGCTCGGGCGACCTGCGCCGCACGACGGCCGCGATCGACGATGCCACGAGCCGGCTCAGCCGGTTCTTCCTGGCCCAGCTCGCGCTCAACATCGCCTTCGGCGTGGTGATCGGCTTCGGCCTCTGGATCATCGGCGTGCCGAGTCCGACGCTGTTCGGCGTGCTGGCGGCGATCCTGCGCTTCGTGCCCTATATCGGCGCCGCGATCAGCGCGCTGCTGCCGCTGATCCTGGCCGCCGCGGTCGATCCCGGCTGGACCATGGTGATCGCCACGGCCGCCCTGTTCCTCGTGGTCGAACCCATCTGCGGCCACGTGATCGAACCGCTGCTGTACGGCCATTCGACGGGCCTATCGCCGGTCGCCGTCATCCTGGCGGCGACGATCTGGACGTTCCTGTGGGGTCCGATCGGCCTCGTGCTCGCCACGCCGCTGACGGTCTGCCTCGTGGTGCTCGGGCGGCACGTGGAGCGGCTCTGGTATCTCGACGTGTTGCTGGGCGACCAGCCGGCCCTGTCGCCACCCGAGATCTTCTACCAGCGCATGCTGGCAGGCGATCCGATCGAGGCGATCGACCAGGGCTGGCAGTTCCTCAAGGAACGCGCCCTCGTCACCTATTACGACGAGGTCGCCTTCGCGGGTCTGCTGCTCGCCCAGGAGGATCTCTCGCGCGGAACGCTCGATCGCGAACGGCAGGAGGAGGTCGGCGCGGCGATCCGCACGGTGGTCGACCGCCTCGGGACGGCCCCGGTCGCGCGGCGGAGCCGGCGGGGCTCCGCGCGGGGACCGGACATCGAGACCGCGGCTGCGCTGGCCGCCGTCGGGCCCGACCGACAGGTGGCGGGCATCGTCCTTGCCCGGGAGGATCTTGCACCGAACTGGCGGAGCGAGACGCCGGTCCTGTGCGTGTCGAGCCGCGGCCCGTTCGATGAGGCGGCGACGCTGATGCTGAGCCAGATCCTCGCCCGGCACGGCTTGGCCTCGCAGATCCTGTCGATGGCCGCCATCCGCGCCGGCGAGCGGCCCGAGAACCCGGAGAGCTTGGCGCTGATCTGCTTCTCGTACCTGGAGCCGGTGAGCCTGTCGCAGATCCGCTTCACGGTCCGGCAGGCCCGTGCCGCGGTGCCGGGGGTCAAAATCCTCGTGGGCTTCTGGCGCGAGCGCGATCCGGCGACCCTGGATCGGCTGCGCCGCGCGACCTCCGCGGACCTCTTGGTGACGTCGCTCAACGAGGCGCTCTCGGCGGTCCTGGATGCCTGCCACGAGCCAGTTCCCGCGCAGGTCGCCCCGGCGCCGGCTCCACCCCTGCCCGCGCCTTCCCGGACGGCAGCGGCATGA
- a CDS encoding plasmid stabilization protein → MSQGDKSKYTDKQKRKAEHIADSYEARGVPEKEAEARAWATVNKDDGGGKMPGGSGRGKSTGHAAAHKGGTTGGKASAGRTAAERSASARKGAATRKANAAARG, encoded by the coding sequence ATGTCTCAGGGTGACAAGTCGAAATACACCGACAAGCAGAAGCGCAAGGCCGAGCACATCGCGGATTCCTACGAGGCCCGCGGCGTTCCGGAAAAGGAAGCCGAAGCCCGCGCCTGGGCCACCGTCAACAAGGATGACGGCGGAGGCAAGATGCCCGGCGGCTCGGGCCGGGGAAAGTCCACCGGCCATGCGGCCGCCCACAAGGGTGGCACAACCGGCGGCAAGGCCTCTGCCGGACGGACAGCCGCCGAGCGCTCCGCCTCCGCCAGGAAGGGCGCGGCGACCCGGAAGGCCAACGCTGCGGCGCGGGGCTGA
- a CDS encoding glutathione S-transferase family protein produces the protein MTENADIEFYHAPNTRSSGVRVLLEELGVPYRLHALNMRAGEHLQEAYRAINPMAKVPAIRHGEALVTEQAAVYLYLADLFPEAGLAPAVTDPDRAAYLRWMVFYGSCFEPAVIDRHLKREPGPRAMSAYADYDSVIARVVEALTPGPYLLGDRFSAADVLWGGALGWTTGFGLVAPDPVLTAYVERIRARPASRKVAAADAQLAAEHEAAAARQAAAATGAA, from the coding sequence GTGACGGAAAACGCTGACATCGAGTTCTATCATGCGCCGAATACCCGCTCGTCCGGGGTGCGCGTGCTCCTCGAAGAGCTGGGCGTTCCCTACCGGCTCCACGCGCTCAACATGCGCGCCGGCGAACATCTCCAAGAGGCCTACCGTGCCATCAACCCGATGGCGAAGGTGCCGGCGATCCGCCACGGCGAGGCTCTGGTGACCGAGCAGGCGGCCGTCTACCTCTACCTCGCCGATCTCTTCCCGGAGGCCGGCCTCGCTCCGGCGGTAACCGACCCGGACCGGGCCGCCTATCTGCGCTGGATGGTGTTCTACGGATCCTGCTTCGAGCCTGCGGTCATCGACCGCCACCTGAAGCGGGAGCCGGGACCGCGCGCCATGTCGGCCTATGCCGATTATGACAGCGTGATCGCGCGGGTCGTCGAGGCGCTGACCCCCGGCCCGTATCTGCTCGGTGATCGCTTCAGCGCGGCCGATGTCCTGTGGGGCGGCGCGCTCGGATGGACGACAGGCTTCGGTCTCGTCGCACCGGACCCAGTGCTGACCGCCTATGTCGAGCGGATCCGGGCGCGGCCGGCCTCCCGGAAAGTCGCAGCCGCGGACGCGCAGCTCGCCGCGGAGCATGAGGCGGCCGCCGCGCGCCAGGCCGCGGCCGCAACCGGAGCGGCCTGA
- a CDS encoding response regulator, producing the protein MAKILLVEDHEEIWDFLSRRLKRRGYEVVLAHDGEAGVRQARSAQPDVILLDMNLPILDGWSVARTLKSGTDTRAIPIIALTAHAMSGDRDKAIQAGCDDYHPKPVDFSKLLSQISAALGETAPAG; encoded by the coding sequence ATGGCGAAGATATTGCTGGTCGAGGACCACGAAGAGATCTGGGACTTCCTGTCCCGGCGCCTCAAGCGTCGCGGCTACGAAGTCGTCCTGGCCCATGACGGCGAGGCCGGCGTCCGCCAGGCCCGTTCGGCACAGCCCGACGTCATCCTCCTCGACATGAACCTCCCCATCCTCGACGGCTGGTCGGTCGCCCGCACCCTGAAGTCCGGAACCGACACCCGGGCGATCCCGATCATCGCGCTCACCGCCCACGCGATGTCGGGGGACCGGGACAAGGCGATTCAAGCCGGCTGCGACGACTACCACCCGAAGCCGGTCGATTTCTCGAAGCTGCTCAGCCAGATCAGCGCCGCCCTGGGCGAGACCGCACCGGCGGGCTGA
- a CDS encoding hybrid sensor histidine kinase/response regulator → MSETPETPPVGPSPPVRDGAPSDITDRKSDIFFAAVETTRMPMIVTDPRQPDNPIIFANRAFLAMTGYTPEELIGRNCRFLQGPETDRESIAQVRAAIADKREFATEILNYCKNGSTFWNALFVSPVYNADGELVYYFGSQLDVSRRRDAEDALGQAQKMEALGQLTGGIAHDFNNLLQVIVGYVDILAAGLEKPDADRARLGRATENIRQAADRATTLTQQLLAFARKQRLDGRAVNLNTLVEGMGEMVTRSVGEAVKIELDLAKDLWNCRVDPTQAEVAILNVLINARDAMPDGGTVRITTENSEVASGGEIGPLRDGRYVSIAIRDSGTGIPPAVLARVMDPFFTTKEEGKGTGLGLSMVYGFAKQSGGAAQIESTPGEGTTVRLSFPATDGDVNAPAKVSLRAVDRQGTETILIVDDREDVAELARTILRDFGYTTLTASNAREALEILDSSGRVDLLFTDLIMPGGMNGVLLAREARRRQPRLKVLLATGYAEASLERTDIGGSEFDLLNKPYRRTELVRRVRAILDGPTGVG, encoded by the coding sequence ATGTCTGAGACTCCAGAGACCCCGCCGGTCGGGCCAAGTCCGCCGGTCAGGGACGGCGCGCCGAGCGACATCACCGACCGCAAGAGCGACATCTTCTTCGCCGCGGTCGAGACAACGCGGATGCCGATGATCGTCACCGATCCGCGCCAGCCGGACAACCCGATCATCTTCGCCAATCGCGCCTTCCTGGCGATGACGGGCTACACGCCCGAGGAGCTGATCGGGCGCAATTGCCGGTTCCTGCAGGGGCCTGAGACCGACCGTGAGAGCATCGCGCAGGTCCGCGCGGCGATCGCCGACAAGCGTGAGTTCGCCACCGAGATCCTGAACTACTGCAAGAACGGCTCGACGTTCTGGAACGCCTTGTTCGTCTCCCCTGTCTACAATGCCGACGGCGAGCTGGTTTACTATTTCGGCTCGCAGCTCGACGTCTCGCGCCGGCGGGATGCCGAGGATGCGCTGGGTCAAGCCCAGAAGATGGAGGCGCTCGGCCAGCTGACCGGCGGAATCGCGCACGATTTCAACAACCTGCTGCAGGTGATCGTCGGCTACGTCGACATCCTGGCAGCCGGCCTGGAAAAGCCGGACGCCGACCGCGCCCGCCTGGGACGCGCCACCGAAAATATCCGGCAAGCCGCCGATCGCGCGACGACGCTGACGCAGCAATTGCTGGCCTTCGCCCGCAAGCAGCGGCTGGATGGACGTGCGGTCAATCTCAACACGCTGGTCGAGGGCATGGGCGAGATGGTCACCCGCTCGGTCGGCGAGGCGGTGAAGATCGAGCTCGATCTCGCGAAGGACCTCTGGAACTGCCGCGTCGACCCGACCCAGGCCGAGGTCGCGATCCTCAATGTGCTGATCAACGCCCGCGACGCGATGCCGGACGGCGGCACCGTGCGGATCACCACCGAGAACAGCGAGGTTGCCTCGGGCGGCGAGATCGGCCCGCTGCGCGACGGCCGCTACGTCAGCATCGCGATCCGGGATTCCGGCACCGGCATCCCGCCCGCCGTGCTCGCGCGGGTGATGGACCCGTTCTTCACCACGAAGGAAGAGGGCAAGGGGACCGGCCTCGGGCTGTCGATGGTCTATGGCTTCGCCAAGCAGTCGGGCGGAGCCGCGCAGATCGAGTCGACTCCCGGCGAAGGCACGACCGTGCGGCTGTCGTTCCCGGCGACGGACGGCGACGTGAATGCGCCCGCCAAGGTCTCGCTCCGGGCCGTGGACCGGCAAGGCACCGAGACGATCCTGATCGTCGACGACCGCGAGGACGTGGCCGAACTCGCCCGGACTATCCTGCGGGATTTCGGCTACACGACCCTGACGGCCAGCAATGCCCGCGAGGCGCTGGAGATCCTGGATTCCAGCGGGCGGGTCGACCTCCTGTTCACCGACCTGATCATGCCGGGGGGAATGAACGGGGTGCTCCTCGCCCGGGAAGCCCGCCGCCGCCAGCCGCGGCTCAAGGTCCTGCTCGCCACCGGCTACGCCGAGGCGAGCCTGGAGCGAACCGATATTGGCGGCTCGGAGTTTGATCTCCTCAACAAGCCGTATCGGCGCACAGAGCTGGTTCGCCGGGTGCGAGCCATTCTCGACGGTCCGACCGGGGTGGGCTGA